GCGGGCCGCTCCACCCCCTGCGGACGCCGTGCCGGGTCCCGCAGCGCCGCGGGAGCGGGCCCGGGGACGCGGCCGCCCGGCTCCGGGGCAGCTGCCGGGGAGTCCCCCGCAAAGGGCCCGCTCCGCGCAGCGCCGTGCGGCCTCGGCTGGAGGCTCCGGCTGGAGACCTGGGACACGGGGTAGCTGAAGCCTGCGCGTTTGCAGCCTGTGGTCCCTGCGCGTTTGCAGGTTGTGGGCTTGGTGTACGACGTGATGGAAATTAAGTGCGTGTAATCGCTTTTGGAATGTCAGACTGTAACTGTAGATGCCCTTAATATAGTCATGGAAGGTGTATTCTGACAGGGCCAGCTTAAATGCTGTGTTATTCAGTTGCTGTTGTAGATAGTGCCAGGGTGGATAAAACGGCATGAAGTGAAAAGGGTGAGTCAGCAAGGCTCTTGCTGAGAGCTTCTGAGTGCTAAGGAAGGGTTGTGTTCTTCCTTCAGATACCTTCTTAGCGAAGGGCTCTGCTACTCTGGACAAACTGAAGGACCTTTGTAACGAAGGGAAAGAACATCCTTCCACGCTTTGGCAGTTTTATGCGCAGGTAGTATATTTAAAGTATTAAGAACTCCCTTTCAAAAAAATATGCTGTGTAGGGTCTGGGTGTAGGAAAGAGGGTATAGCAGGAAGGGATCTCTGTTTTGTGGTGTGTGCAGTGAACATCCATGAAGTTCAGGGCCACTTCTTTCTGGATTTGAACATTATCTAGAGCTGATAATAATTGTGCTGGTACTGTAAGGACAGAAAGGGTTTTGAGTTTACATTCACTGCTGCCCACTTTACAGTACTTTTAACTTGCAGCTTTTGCACCTTAAAattatgtggggtttttttataaacTATAACAAGTTTGTTACTGCACACCACCATTTGATTTTTTGCTCGTAGCATTTTTACATTGTGTGTCTTCTTGTTTTCATAGGCTGTCCTAGACATTACATATTTTGAGGAAAACCAGCTTGTGAATGAAGATTTTCCAGAAGAATCTTCCTTGCAAAAAGTTAAAGAACTTATTTGTATTCTTTCAGAACCAGAAGATCTAGTGAGGGAATGCAACATAAACGAAAAAGTGAGTACTGACATTATTCAGCCAgataattaattatttcattatttaaaaatagaaaatttgaAACAGGTTAgtagtatttgtatttttgatgGGCAGAATTtaagatattttgaaaaattttcaAGTCTCATTTGTACTTAAATAGTgattcctgaaaatattttttcaagtgaCTTGTGGCGTGCTCAGAATTTGTCATGCTAACATTTCGTGATTCCACATGCTTTTAGCAGCTTAAGTCCAAATTATTAGGCTTGTGTCTGTGACCATTGCTGCCTGCGTATGTGAGTAGTTCAGGTTATTTACTTTTGGGTTAGCTCGGTTTGTTGGATTTCATTTCAGCCCATCAACATCCTCGGTGCAGAGTTACTAGAATGTCTttactggagaaaaggagccttGCTTTACATGTATTGCCATACAGCAAGAGAAAGGAGTAGATGGCTACGAGAAAACATTGCCGTATTTAAACAGGTAAAGGAGGTTTAAGAAGTAATATGAGCATGTGAATACAGTTTTAAAGTTTGActcttctcttttaaaatatagctgcctttcttttgtcttttaaataggGGTTTGGAAAGTGGTTTGGCATATTTCTGTCTGTCAATTAATCAGAACTTATCTAAAAGGtattcttttcctcattttttaaCTGTACTCAGTGTCTTAATGATGGAGTTCATTACTTGATGAAGATGCTAAGCTTTAGATGCCCTCTTCAGCTAAATGAAGATGTCTCACTTCAAGATAAAGACACAGCTAGATTACTCAGTGAaggtaaaaaaccccaaaacaaacaaaaccccccaagtTCCCCAAACCCTACAACCTCCTCTTCTTAACTGTTCCAC
The Columba livia isolate bColLiv1 breed racing homer chromosome Z, bColLiv1.pat.W.v2, whole genome shotgun sequence genome window above contains:
- the RIMOC1 gene encoding RAB7A-interacting MON1-CCZ1 complex subunit 1; the encoded protein is MAAAGGAEAGGAEARQAVSALRPRLVALGRRLAVPRGAGGDDTFLAKGSATLDKLKDLCNEGKEHPSTLWQFYAQAVLDITYFEENQLVNEDFPEESSLQKVKELICILSEPEDLVRECNINEKPINILGAELLECLYWRKGALLYMYCHTARERSRWLRENIAVFKQCLNDGVHYLMKMLSFRCPLQLNEDVSLQDKDTARLLSEGIFSDTHLLAMMYSGEMCYWGLRHCGNGKQESLETTDPVSNSDLACRSQSVPLDFRETGKNMLTKYVAVCEGPLKDQGWNTATAKHMLCYFMKSQN